A stretch of the Candidatus Latescibacter sp. genome encodes the following:
- a CDS encoding PIN domain nuclease, with amino-acid sequence MIIVDSSVWIEYFNGKKTTKTDWLDSALGTMPIIMGDLIMTEVLQGFQKEKDSKTAKDLLLRFPFMTMTGKELAIESAMNYRLLREKGVTVRKTIDVIIGTFCIHYRMHLLHDDRDFDPLEKILKLKVINTEQTISP; translated from the coding sequence ATGATTATTGTAGACTCTTCTGTCTGGATAGAATATTTCAATGGAAAAAAAACAACAAAAACCGATTGGCTGGATTCAGCGCTTGGAACTATGCCCATCATAATGGGCGATCTTATTATGACAGAAGTCCTTCAGGGATTTCAAAAAGAAAAGGATTCTAAAACCGCCAAAGATCTGCTCTTGCGCTTTCCTTTTATGACTATGACCGGAAAGGAATTAGCCATAGAAAGTGCAATGAACTACAGGCTTTTAAGGGAAAAAGGCGTTACTGTCAGAAAAACCATCGATGTTATAATCGGAACATTTTGTATTCATTACCGGATGCATCTGCTGCATGATGACAGGGATTTTGATCCGTTAGAAAAAATTTTAAAGTTAAAGGTAATAAATACAGAACAGACTATCAGCCCTTAA
- a CDS encoding type II toxin-antitoxin system VapB family antitoxin, with protein MRTNVVIDDDLMASALKAAGFKTKKAAIEEGLRLLIHLKNQAELRNYRGKLTWNEDLDRMRTDK; from the coding sequence ATGAGAACGAATGTCGTCATTGACGATGATCTGATGGCATCAGCCCTAAAAGCCGCAGGCTTTAAAACAAAGAAGGCGGCCATAGAGGAAGGATTGAGGCTGTTGATTCATCTCAAAAACCAGGCAGAATTAAGAAACTACCGTGGTAAACTCACCTGGAACGAAGATCTGGATAGGATGCGGACAGACAAATGA
- a CDS encoding CGGC domain-containing protein: MTKLIAIVQCHLVHQRCPGYFCDRSYVNRTGGFKGLDLADDVRKLSFTCGGCCGRALHRKLIVLKKKAKQYDNIEADEILVKLASCITKDNFHGPACPHLDYLKDLIQKAGLSFSLDTHISEKAEEKRAKGIYKEI; the protein is encoded by the coding sequence ATGACGAAATTGATAGCCATTGTCCAGTGCCATCTTGTTCACCAGCGATGTCCCGGATATTTCTGCGACAGGTCGTATGTGAATCGGACCGGAGGATTCAAGGGGCTGGATCTTGCCGATGATGTAAGGAAGCTGTCATTCACCTGCGGCGGCTGCTGTGGCAGAGCTCTCCACCGGAAACTGATCGTACTGAAAAAGAAAGCAAAGCAATACGACAATATCGAGGCTGATGAAATATTAGTTAAACTGGCGAGTTGTATAACCAAGGACAACTTCCATGGACCGGCATGCCCTCATCTAGACTATCTCAAAGACTTGATCCAAAAAGCGGGCCTCTCCTTCTCTTTAGATACCCATATTTCAGAAAAGGCGGAAGAGAAGAGAGCTAAAGGTATCTATAAGGAGATATAA